In the genome of Lycorma delicatula isolate Av1 chromosome 8, ASM4794821v1, whole genome shotgun sequence, one region contains:
- the LOC142329457 gene encoding uncharacterized protein C3orf18 homolog isoform X2, translated as MSLSSLAPSQDGFNSTGVTDNVGNTTLLPTTTNLPDHHENVDAKNHSVVFILVPLFTIGIIAVLTAMVLLFLRKKRLDRLRHRLMPFYNFEPGEEEDWETELLDEDSDTNNRKGRVWDNPKVSEENIECIWEF; from the exons ATGAGTTTGAGTTCACTAGCTCCTTCACAAGATGGATTTAATTCAACAGGAGTGACTGATAATGTAGGTAATACAACATTACTTCCTACTACCACAAATCTACCTGATCACCATGAAAATGTTGATGCAAAAAATCATTCAGTTGTATTTATATTAGTGCCTCTTTTCACAATTGGAATTATTGCAGTGCTTACAGCAATg gttttgctatttttaagaaagaagcGTTTAGATAGATTGAGGCATAGATTAatgccattttataattttgaaccgGGCGAAGAAGAAGACTGGGAAACTGAATTACTTGATGAAGATTCTGACACCAATAATAGAAAG GGAAGAGTATGGGACAACCCAAAAgtatctgaagaaaatattgaatgtaTTTGGGAGTTTTAA
- the LOC142329457 gene encoding small integral membrane protein 29-like isoform X3, producing MSLSSLAPSQDGFNSTGVTDNVGNTTLLPTTTNLPDHHENVDAKNHSVVFILVPLFTIGIIAVLTAMVLLFLRKKRLDRLRHRLMPFYNFEPGEEEDWETELLDEDSDTNNRKVSIV from the exons ATGAGTTTGAGTTCACTAGCTCCTTCACAAGATGGATTTAATTCAACAGGAGTGACTGATAATGTAGGTAATACAACATTACTTCCTACTACCACAAATCTACCTGATCACCATGAAAATGTTGATGCAAAAAATCATTCAGTTGTATTTATATTAGTGCCTCTTTTCACAATTGGAATTATTGCAGTGCTTACAGCAATg gttttgctatttttaagaaagaagcGTTTAGATAGATTGAGGCATAGATTAatgccattttataattttgaaccgGGCGAAGAAGAAGACTGGGAAACTGAATTACTTGATGAAGATTCTGACACCAATAATAGAAAGGTctctattgtttaa
- the LOC142329457 gene encoding uncharacterized protein C3orf18 homolog isoform X1: protein MSLSSLAPSQDGFNSTGVTDNVGNTTLLPTTTNLPDHHENVDAKNHSVVFILVPLFTIGIIAVLTAMVLLFLRKKRLDRLRHRLMPFYNFEPGEEEDWETELLDEDSDTNNRKGYKSMDNSSSGSRRNHHPRLE, encoded by the exons ATGAGTTTGAGTTCACTAGCTCCTTCACAAGATGGATTTAATTCAACAGGAGTGACTGATAATGTAGGTAATACAACATTACTTCCTACTACCACAAATCTACCTGATCACCATGAAAATGTTGATGCAAAAAATCATTCAGTTGTATTTATATTAGTGCCTCTTTTCACAATTGGAATTATTGCAGTGCTTACAGCAATg gttttgctatttttaagaaagaagcGTTTAGATAGATTGAGGCATAGATTAatgccattttataattttgaaccgGGCGAAGAAGAAGACTGGGAAACTGAATTACTTGATGAAGATTCTGACACCAATAATAGAAAG GGCTATAAATCAATGGATAATTCATCTTCAGGTAGTCGTAGAAATCATCATCCCAGGTTAGAATGA